A window of Ignavibacterium sp. contains these coding sequences:
- a CDS encoding MFS transporter, whose amino-acid sequence MKKESTALILIFLTVFIDLLGFGLLIPILPAFGLKVLNIDEASIGIVISAYSFIQFIFNPIFGRISDKRGRRPVIIFCLLLNAIGYLLFSITNSFLLLLLSRVIAGIGGSSISVAQAYIADVTTPENRSKGMGIIGSAFGLGFVFGPLLGGILSEFGYAVVGYVSAGFSFLAFVLTTFLLPESLKISVQPHAETITPQRKRKLIDVESFKHVFRKPDLALLISLFFVLTFSFANIYGTFALLGIQVYHFTDRQNGYMFGIIGLTSAIVQGTLIGTINKFLSKKNIFIISSFLISLNLALIPYAGNFLGLAIVGFFLSIGTGLFQPTILSLISEVTSEQEQGMTLGINQSMSAFARMLGPLWGGFAFEYLGYPFPFLTGALFTAIIFLVSIFYLPKKLKWND is encoded by the coding sequence ATGAAAAAAGAATCAACAGCTCTAATCTTAATATTTTTAACAGTATTTATTGATTTGTTGGGATTTGGTCTCCTGATTCCGATTCTCCCTGCTTTTGGACTGAAAGTACTTAATATTGATGAAGCTTCAATCGGAATTGTAATTTCAGCTTATTCATTCATTCAATTTATTTTCAATCCGATTTTTGGAAGAATTTCAGATAAGCGGGGAAGAAGACCTGTAATCATTTTTTGTCTGTTGTTAAATGCAATCGGTTATCTGTTATTTTCTATAACAAACAGTTTTTTACTCTTATTGCTTTCAAGAGTTATTGCAGGAATAGGAGGTAGTAGTATATCAGTGGCACAAGCGTACATTGCTGATGTAACTACTCCTGAAAATCGTTCAAAAGGAATGGGCATAATAGGAAGTGCGTTCGGATTGGGATTTGTTTTTGGTCCTTTGCTCGGAGGAATTTTATCTGAGTTTGGTTATGCTGTTGTTGGTTATGTTTCGGCTGGATTTTCTTTTCTGGCATTTGTTCTCACAACTTTTCTTTTACCAGAGTCTTTAAAAATTTCTGTTCAACCTCATGCTGAAACTATTACACCGCAGAGAAAAAGAAAGCTAATCGATGTTGAATCTTTCAAACATGTGTTCAGAAAACCTGATCTGGCTTTATTGATATCGCTATTCTTTGTATTAACATTTTCATTTGCGAATATTTACGGAACATTCGCTTTACTTGGGATTCAGGTTTATCATTTTACTGACAGACAAAATGGTTATATGTTTGGGATAATCGGATTGACTTCAGCAATTGTTCAGGGAACTTTAATCGGAACAATAAATAAATTTCTTTCGAAAAAGAATATTTTCATTATTAGTTCTTTCCTTATCAGTCTTAATCTTGCTCTGATTCCTTATGCAGGAAATTTTCTTGGGCTTGCAATCGTTGGATTTTTTCTTTCAATAGGAACCGGATTATTCCAACCAACAATTCTTAGTCTTATTTCTGAAGTTACATCAGAACAGGAACAGGGAATGACTTTAGGAATAAATCAATCAATGTCAGCATTTGCAAGAATGCTTGGACCGCTTTGGGGTGGATTTGCCTTTGAATATTTGGGTTATCCTTTTCCGTTTTTGACTGGAGCATTGTTCACCGCAATCATATTTTTGGTAAGTATTTTTTATCTTCCTAAAAAACTTAAATGGAATGATTAG
- the dusB gene encoding tRNA dihydrouridine synthase DusB — translation MFKVGKIEIEKAILLAPMEDVTDLSFRLVCKELGAEVVYTEFVNSEGLIRGSEKTHKKLKIHQAERPVGIQIYGGNPESMIEAAKIAEDENPDIIDINAGCWVKNVVGCGAGSALLKDPEFMQKLIKGVVDNVKLPVTVKTRIGWDENSIQILEIAKRLEDIGVAALTVHCRTRKMGHRGEPDWSWIPKIKEVVKIPVVLNGGVFTPEDVKRAFDETNADAVMIARGAIGNPWIFLESKELLNKGFVSTVVDEELKIKTCLRHLKLAIDIKGERRAVIEHRKFYTGYLKGMHHASKIRSEVMQFYDYTSVENCLLNYLDELKILKTQSEIRNTII, via the coding sequence ATGTTCAAAGTTGGAAAGATTGAAATAGAAAAAGCGATATTGCTTGCACCGATGGAAGATGTAACTGATCTTTCATTCAGACTTGTGTGTAAAGAACTTGGTGCAGAGGTAGTCTATACTGAATTTGTTAATTCAGAAGGATTGATACGTGGTAGCGAGAAGACTCACAAAAAATTAAAAATACATCAGGCAGAAAGACCAGTCGGAATTCAGATTTATGGAGGTAATCCGGAATCAATGATAGAAGCTGCTAAAATTGCTGAGGATGAAAATCCGGATATAATTGACATCAATGCTGGTTGCTGGGTTAAAAATGTTGTTGGTTGTGGTGCCGGAAGTGCTTTATTGAAAGATCCGGAGTTTATGCAAAAGCTTATCAAAGGAGTTGTTGATAATGTAAAACTTCCCGTTACCGTTAAAACAAGAATTGGATGGGATGAAAACAGTATTCAGATTCTGGAGATTGCAAAAAGATTAGAAGATATTGGAGTTGCAGCATTAACAGTTCATTGCAGAACAAGAAAAATGGGTCATCGTGGTGAACCTGACTGGAGCTGGATTCCAAAGATTAAAGAAGTTGTGAAAATTCCGGTTGTGCTTAATGGTGGTGTTTTCACTCCTGAAGATGTTAAGAGAGCTTTTGATGAAACTAATGCTGATGCTGTAATGATTGCTAGAGGAGCGATAGGCAATCCCTGGATTTTTCTTGAATCGAAAGAGCTTTTGAATAAAGGATTTGTTTCAACTGTTGTAGATGAAGAATTAAAAATTAAAACCTGTCTCAGACATCTTAAACTTGCAATAGATATTAAAGGTGAACGCAGAGCTGTGATTGAGCATAGAAAATTTTATACGGGATATTTGAAAGGAATGCATCACGCATCCAAAATCAGAAGTGAGGTAATGCAATTTTATGATTACACCTCAGTTGAAAATTGTTTGCTCAATTATCTTGACGAATTGAAAATTCTCAAAACTCAAAGCGAAATCAGAAATACAATCATCTGA
- the polX gene encoding DNA polymerase/3'-5' exonuclease PolX, which yields MSERKEIINLLYNIADLLEFKGENPFKVNAFRNGANVIRQLGDKFDVYLKEKRLAEVKGIGKGLQSVIYEFAEKGESSELKSLLENIPETLLELFSIHGLGPKKIKLLYDQLGITSIGELEYACKENRIALLKGFGKTTQEKILAELEKRKYFAKYILLNQADKIANEIEAELSTIKSVKKISRTGELRRIREVISQIDFVVLIDKEKTFIEHFEITEKKNNQLFIKTNYQIPVSIYFTKDLETFEKTLFDSTGSREFLSKSGFEFVKLKGKSESEFFKSMKMEFVIPEMREEEYFSLKEKNRKNSDLNFSNMQGLLHFHTTFSDGRDTLDSMIHKAKELGFNYAAVCDHSKSAFYANGLNEERILEQKKLLKQFSEEKNFVVFQGIESDILTDGSLDYSNDFLKNIDFVVASVHSQFNLSETDMTKRIIKAIENPYTDLLGHPTGRLLLSRDSYKVDVKKIIDACAANDVAIEINSNPRRLDLDWRWIYYARNKGCNFSINADAHSTEDLLYTKYGISIARKGGIQQKEVINCLALNEFKKFLKRKAERNL from the coding sequence ATGTCAGAGAGAAAAGAAATAATAAATCTTCTTTATAACATCGCTGATTTACTTGAATTCAAAGGAGAAAATCCATTCAAAGTAAATGCCTTCAGAAATGGTGCAAATGTAATCAGACAACTCGGAGATAAGTTTGATGTTTATCTTAAAGAAAAGCGACTTGCTGAAGTTAAAGGAATAGGTAAAGGGCTACAATCAGTTATTTATGAATTTGCTGAGAAAGGAGAATCAAGCGAATTAAAATCTTTACTGGAAAATATTCCGGAAACTTTGCTGGAGTTATTTTCAATTCACGGTCTTGGTCCTAAAAAAATAAAACTTCTTTATGATCAACTTGGAATTACTTCAATCGGTGAACTTGAGTATGCCTGTAAAGAAAACCGTATAGCTTTACTGAAGGGATTTGGAAAAACTACTCAGGAAAAAATTCTTGCTGAGCTTGAGAAAAGAAAGTACTTTGCTAAATATATACTACTGAATCAAGCTGATAAAATCGCTAATGAAATAGAAGCTGAACTATCAACAATAAAATCTGTAAAGAAAATCTCAAGAACAGGTGAGTTGAGAAGAATTCGCGAGGTAATATCACAAATTGATTTTGTTGTTTTGATTGATAAGGAAAAAACTTTTATCGAGCATTTTGAAATTACTGAAAAGAAAAACAATCAGTTATTTATAAAAACCAATTATCAAATTCCTGTTTCGATTTATTTTACAAAAGATTTAGAGACTTTCGAAAAGACTTTGTTCGATTCAACTGGCTCAAGGGAATTTCTTTCCAAATCAGGATTTGAATTTGTTAAACTTAAAGGCAAAAGCGAGTCAGAATTTTTCAAATCAATGAAGATGGAATTTGTAATTCCTGAGATGCGCGAAGAAGAATATTTTTCGTTGAAAGAGAAAAACAGAAAAAATTCTGATCTTAATTTCAGCAATATGCAAGGATTGCTTCACTTCCACACAACTTTTTCTGATGGAAGAGACACACTCGATTCAATGATACACAAAGCCAAAGAGCTTGGATTTAATTATGCTGCAGTATGTGATCACAGTAAATCAGCTTTTTATGCAAATGGTTTGAATGAAGAGCGAATACTCGAACAGAAAAAACTGCTGAAACAATTTTCCGAAGAGAAAAACTTTGTTGTCTTTCAGGGAATTGAATCTGATATATTAACTGATGGTTCACTTGATTATTCAAATGACTTTTTGAAAAATATTGATTTCGTTGTTGCATCAGTTCATTCACAGTTCAATTTATCTGAAACTGATATGACCAAACGAATTATCAAAGCAATTGAAAATCCTTACACTGATTTATTAGGTCATCCAACCGGAAGACTTTTACTTTCAAGAGATTCATACAAAGTTGATGTGAAAAAAATAATTGATGCTTGTGCTGCAAATGATGTTGCAATTGAAATCAATTCAAATCCAAGACGACTTGACCTCGATTGGCGATGGATTTATTATGCCCGGAATAAAGGTTGTAATTTCTCAATTAACGCAGATGCACATTCAACTGAGGATTTACTTTATACAAAATACGGAATCTCAATCGCACGAAAAGGTGGAATTCAACAGAAGGAAGTTATAAATTGTTTGGCTTTGAATGAGTTCAAAAAATTTCTGAAAAGAAAAGCTGAGAGAAATTTATGA